The following are from one region of the Ruficoccus sp. ZRK36 genome:
- the der gene encoding ribosome biogenesis GTPase Der — MNLERSVALVGRPNVGKSRIFNRLVGRRVAIVHDMPGVTRDLATEMVAEGGYMLMDTGGIGIKPEMTPEMIHAATEEQADFAIQAATLVLFVVDASEGMTTVDEDLANQLRRYNKPTILVMNKMDRQGSSTHQLEFTPLGFKPACGVSAEHGTGFDRLKDAILKILGPKPKTDESEKNEPRRTRICLAGKPNVGKSSLGNRLLNSDRLIVSEVAGTTRDSIEADLDYTAEDGKVMHFRLVDTAGLKPKRKLGSSLDYFSTIRSEEAIRRSDIVFLVLDAMTGVTKHDKKLAGEILEAGVGLVMVVNKWDYARDAFRRDPPKGYETESDFRKVFIEAVRKELFFLPDSPVIFTSALENFRVGDILKQAAVVHKTLARDLPTGPMNRLLKELFERRAPRLVGGKRFKIYYAVQTGHRPFRIRLFCNSEERFDDNYRRYLESSFQKEFQLSGCPIRFELVGKPDSNRKELSITEYRRQGHRKPRRKKKQ, encoded by the coding sequence ATGAACCTTGAACGTAGCGTGGCCCTCGTCGGCCGTCCCAATGTCGGCAAGAGCCGGATCTTTAATCGGCTCGTCGGGCGGCGCGTGGCCATCGTTCACGATATGCCGGGCGTTACCCGCGACCTCGCCACCGAGATGGTTGCGGAGGGCGGTTACATGCTCATGGACACCGGCGGCATCGGCATCAAGCCCGAGATGACCCCGGAGATGATCCATGCGGCGACCGAGGAGCAGGCAGACTTCGCCATCCAGGCCGCCACCCTGGTGCTCTTTGTCGTGGATGCCTCCGAGGGGATGACCACGGTGGACGAGGACCTGGCCAACCAGCTGCGCCGGTACAACAAGCCGACCATCCTGGTGATGAACAAGATGGACCGCCAGGGCTCAAGCACGCACCAGCTGGAGTTCACGCCGCTCGGGTTCAAGCCCGCCTGCGGGGTTTCCGCCGAGCACGGCACGGGTTTTGACCGCCTGAAGGACGCGATCCTCAAGATACTCGGGCCCAAGCCCAAGACCGACGAGTCGGAGAAAAATGAGCCGCGCCGCACGCGCATCTGCCTCGCCGGTAAGCCCAACGTCGGCAAGTCCTCCCTCGGGAACCGCCTGCTCAACTCCGATCGCCTGATCGTGAGCGAGGTGGCCGGGACCACCCGCGACTCCATCGAGGCCGATCTGGACTACACGGCCGAGGACGGCAAGGTGATGCACTTCCGGTTGGTGGACACCGCCGGGCTCAAGCCCAAGCGTAAGCTTGGCTCGTCGCTGGATTATTTTTCGACCATCCGCTCGGAGGAGGCGATCCGCCGCTCCGACATCGTATTTCTCGTGCTCGACGCCATGACCGGCGTGACCAAGCACGACAAGAAGCTGGCCGGGGAAATACTGGAGGCGGGCGTCGGGCTCGTCATGGTCGTGAACAAGTGGGACTACGCGCGCGATGCCTTCCGGCGTGACCCCCCGAAGGGCTACGAGACCGAGTCGGACTTTCGCAAGGTCTTCATCGAGGCCGTCCGCAAGGAGCTGTTTTTCCTGCCTGACTCGCCCGTGATCTTTACCTCCGCGCTGGAAAACTTCCGGGTCGGGGACATCCTCAAGCAGGCTGCTGTCGTGCACAAGACGCTCGCCCGCGATCTGCCCACCGGTCCGATGAACCGCCTGCTCAAGGAGCTGTTCGAGCGTCGCGCCCCGCGTCTGGTCGGCGGCAAACGCTTCAAGATCTACTACGCGGTGCAGACCGGTCACCGGCCGTTCCGCATCCGCCTGTTCTGCAACTCGGAGGAGCGCTTTGACGACAATTACCGCCGCTACCTGGAGTCGAGCTTCCAGAAGGAGTTCCAGCTCAGCGGCTGTCCGATCCGCTTCGAGCTCGTCGGTAAGCCCGACTCTAACCGCAAGGAGCTCTCCATCACCGAGTACCGCCGCCAGGGCCACCGCAAGCCCCGCCGCAAGAAGAAGCAGTAG
- the fmt gene encoding methionyl-tRNA formyltransferase produces the protein MSSLPRVAFMGSDAIAVPVLKYLAVEAADKVAVAGVFSQPDRPKGRGKKLQPNPLAAAAQELGLPLLQPEKPGAAEAEWLEAQGVELVLVMAYGHILRKRLLAAPALGYVNFHASLLPKYRGASPVESAVASGEAETGVSLMRIVPKMDAGPVLDMEAVTIDPLDTGASVREKLSAATVPLLARNLDALLAGTADFKDQDEAAATYCRKLEKADGQLDFTASAAALAARINGLDPWPGCFCEVGETRIKVRQALVLDGAASSNAPGEVLAASKDGVDVATGEGVLRITELQRPGGKMHPARDFLSGFDLPAGTRLSGDEMRPLILQGPR, from the coding sequence ATGTCATCTTTGCCCCGAGTCGCCTTTATGGGTTCCGACGCGATTGCCGTGCCGGTGCTTAAATACCTGGCTGTGGAAGCGGCGGACAAGGTCGCGGTGGCGGGGGTGTTCAGCCAGCCGGACCGCCCGAAGGGGCGCGGTAAAAAACTCCAGCCCAACCCGCTCGCTGCCGCCGCGCAGGAGCTGGGGCTGCCGCTGCTGCAGCCGGAGAAGCCCGGAGCCGCCGAGGCCGAGTGGCTGGAGGCTCAGGGCGTGGAGCTGGTCCTCGTCATGGCCTACGGGCACATCCTGCGTAAGCGTCTGCTGGCCGCGCCTGCGCTGGGGTACGTGAATTTTCACGCCTCGCTCCTGCCGAAGTATCGGGGCGCCTCACCGGTGGAGTCCGCGGTCGCCAGCGGCGAGGCCGAGACGGGCGTCAGCCTCATGCGCATCGTCCCCAAGATGGATGCCGGGCCCGTGCTCGACATGGAGGCCGTCACGATCGATCCGCTGGATACCGGAGCCTCTGTGCGCGAAAAACTTTCCGCCGCCACTGTGCCGCTGCTGGCCCGCAACCTCGATGCGCTGCTGGCCGGTACCGCTGACTTCAAAGATCAGGACGAAGCCGCCGCCACCTACTGCCGCAAGCTGGAGAAAGCCGACGGGCAGCTCGACTTTACCGCATCTGCCGCTGCGCTCGCCGCCCGCATCAACGGGCTCGACCCGTGGCCCGGCTGTTTCTGCGAAGTGGGGGAGACGCGGATTAAAGTCCGTCAGGCGCTGGTGCTCGATGGCGCAGCCTCATCGAATGCTCCCGGCGAAGTGCTAGCCGCCTCCAAGGACGGGGTGGACGTCGCCACCGGTGAGGGCGTGCTGCGCATCACCGAGCTGCAGCGCCCCGGAGGTAAAATGCACCCGGCCCGCGATTTCCTGAGCGGCTTTGACCTGCCCGCTGGCACTCGCCTGAGTGGCGACGAGATGCGGCCGCTGATTTTGCAAGGCCCCCGGTAA
- a CDS encoding FAD-dependent oxidoreductase → MSETAQSPSTQKLRIVIIGGVAGGASAAARARRLNEDAEIILIERGPDVSFANCGLPYHIGGEIQDRSKLAVQTPESLKSMLRLDVRNRTEATAIDCEAHTVHVRSVETGAEEDLAYDKLILSPGASPLTPPLPGIDLPGIYTLRNLQDMDRIKEAASDARHVAIIGAGFIGLEMAEQLVHLGKNVSLVELVDQVLPQMDKDMVQAVQEELRENGVQLVLGDGIDGFEKVGDGLRAKLKSGQKLETDMVILSIGVRPENALAKAAGLELGQRGHIVANGYMQSSDPDIYAIGDASETTDPIIGGPVAIALGGPANRQGRTAADHIMLGGQAQPYPGSIGTSIVRVFDVAAGVTGYTEKRLQQAGVKYGKTIVSDFNHAGYYPGATHLTLKLIWDEADGRILGGQAFGPDGVDKRLDVLATAIKGKLTVSDLEHLELAYAPPFGSAKDPVNVAAFSAGNIRSGFVKPLYSLSDTPDNAQLVDVRPAEMVALKPFPGAVNIPFPQLRGRLSELDKTRPVVTICALGKTSYFAARVLAQKGFEVYSHVGGAKVEATFQQVGKETDSFDPTAPEQAPSGPSCCGSAPAPSVKQEASGGEVVKLDATGMACPGPILRVKEAATALKPGQILEVTASDAGFKNDLPAFCRANGYECLDVAKEKGLVVGRLRLSTDVLPAGWRPSGAPARNGASTSGPRKGATLVCFSGDLDKAMASFIIANGAVAMGGKATIFFTFWGLNVLRKDAAPAVEGKSFMDKMFGWMLPRGANKLPLSQMHMAGMGTKMMKDRMKAKNLPNLPGLMEEAKKAGVRLVACTMSMDAMGIRAEELIDGVELGGVAEFLGASGDTGTNLFI, encoded by the coding sequence ATGAGTGAAACTGCCCAATCCCCCTCTACGCAAAAACTTCGCATCGTCATCATCGGTGGCGTAGCCGGTGGCGCATCCGCCGCTGCCCGTGCCCGTCGCCTGAACGAGGACGCCGAGATCATCCTGATCGAGCGCGGCCCGGACGTATCCTTCGCCAACTGCGGCCTGCCCTACCACATCGGTGGCGAGATTCAGGACCGCAGCAAGCTCGCCGTGCAGACCCCCGAGTCGCTCAAGAGCATGCTCCGCCTCGACGTGCGCAACCGCACCGAGGCCACCGCCATCGACTGCGAGGCCCACACCGTCCATGTGCGCAGTGTCGAAACCGGCGCCGAGGAAGACCTCGCCTACGACAAGCTGATCCTCTCCCCCGGCGCCTCCCCGCTCACCCCGCCGCTGCCCGGCATCGACCTGCCCGGCATCTACACGCTGCGCAACCTTCAGGACATGGACCGCATCAAGGAGGCCGCCTCCGATGCTCGCCACGTGGCCATCATCGGCGCGGGCTTCATCGGTCTCGAAATGGCCGAGCAGCTCGTCCACCTCGGCAAGAATGTCTCGCTGGTCGAGCTCGTTGACCAGGTCCTGCCACAGATGGATAAGGACATGGTCCAGGCCGTGCAGGAGGAGCTCCGCGAAAACGGTGTCCAGCTCGTCCTCGGGGACGGCATTGACGGCTTTGAAAAGGTCGGCGACGGCCTCCGCGCCAAGCTCAAGTCCGGCCAGAAACTCGAAACGGACATGGTCATCCTCTCCATCGGCGTGCGCCCCGAGAACGCCCTCGCCAAGGCCGCCGGTCTGGAGCTGGGGCAGCGCGGCCACATCGTCGCCAACGGCTACATGCAGAGCTCTGACCCGGACATTTACGCCATCGGTGATGCCTCCGAGACGACCGACCCGATCATCGGCGGGCCCGTCGCCATCGCCCTCGGTGGCCCCGCCAATCGCCAGGGCCGCACCGCCGCCGACCACATTATGCTCGGGGGCCAGGCCCAGCCCTATCCCGGCTCCATCGGCACCTCCATCGTGCGCGTCTTCGATGTCGCCGCCGGCGTCACCGGCTACACGGAGAAGCGCCTCCAGCAGGCCGGTGTCAAATACGGCAAGACCATCGTGAGCGACTTCAACCACGCCGGGTACTATCCGGGTGCCACCCACCTCACCCTCAAGCTCATCTGGGACGAGGCCGACGGCCGCATCCTCGGCGGGCAGGCCTTTGGCCCCGACGGTGTGGACAAACGCCTCGACGTGCTCGCCACCGCCATCAAGGGCAAGCTCACCGTAAGCGACCTCGAGCACCTGGAGCTGGCCTACGCCCCGCCCTTTGGCTCAGCCAAGGACCCAGTCAATGTCGCGGCCTTCTCCGCCGGCAACATCCGCTCAGGCTTCGTCAAGCCCCTGTATTCACTTTCGGATACACCTGACAACGCCCAGCTCGTGGACGTACGCCCGGCCGAGATGGTCGCCCTCAAGCCCTTCCCCGGCGCGGTCAATATCCCCTTCCCGCAGCTGCGCGGTCGCCTCAGCGAGCTCGACAAGACCCGCCCCGTGGTCACGATCTGTGCCCTGGGCAAGACCAGCTACTTCGCGGCTCGTGTGCTCGCTCAGAAGGGCTTCGAGGTGTATTCGCATGTCGGCGGTGCCAAGGTCGAGGCCACCTTCCAGCAGGTCGGTAAGGAGACGGACTCTTTTGACCCTACCGCTCCGGAACAAGCACCTTCCGGCCCTTCTTGCTGTGGCTCTGCCCCGGCCCCGTCGGTGAAACAGGAAGCCTCCGGTGGCGAGGTCGTGAAGCTCGACGCCACCGGCATGGCCTGCCCCGGCCCCATCCTGCGCGTCAAGGAAGCGGCCACTGCTCTCAAGCCCGGGCAGATACTGGAGGTCACCGCCTCCGACGCCGGGTTTAAGAACGACCTGCCCGCCTTCTGCCGCGCCAACGGCTACGAGTGCCTCGATGTAGCCAAGGAGAAGGGACTCGTCGTGGGTCGCCTCCGGCTCTCCACCGACGTGCTGCCCGCTGGCTGGCGGCCCTCTGGCGCACCTGCCCGCAATGGCGCCAGCACCTCCGGCCCGCGCAAAGGCGCCACACTGGTGTGCTTCTCCGGTGACCTGGACAAGGCCATGGCCTCATTTATCATCGCCAACGGCGCGGTCGCCATGGGCGGTAAGGCCACGATATTCTTCACCTTCTGGGGCCTCAACGTCCTGCGCAAGGACGCCGCCCCTGCCGTTGAGGGTAAGAGCTTCATGGACAAAATGTTTGGCTGGATGCTTCCGCGCGGCGCCAACAAGCTCCCCCTCTCGCAGATGCACATGGCAGGCATGGGCACGAAAATGATGAAGGACCGCATGAAGGCCAAGAACCTCCCCAACCTGCCCGGTCTGATGGAAGAGGCCAAGAAGGCGGGGGTGCGGCTGGTGGCCTGCACCATGTCGATGGACGCCATGGGCATCCGCGCTGAGGAGCTGATCGACGGCGTCGAGCTGGGTGGCGTGGCCGAGTTCCTCGGGGCCTCCGGCGATACCGGCACCAACCTGTTTATCTAG
- a CDS encoding winged helix-turn-helix domain-containing protein has product MPFPNHDIFTPEQVALADFARALSHPARISILTFLQEHGQASCGQIVEALPLAQATVSQHLRAMREAGLLTAQSCGPRVCYSLDCDNIKAFCHSFQCTLGTAQPEAADSKASATH; this is encoded by the coding sequence ATGCCTTTTCCGAATCACGACATCTTCACCCCCGAGCAGGTTGCCCTGGCGGACTTCGCCCGCGCGCTTTCGCATCCGGCACGGATCTCGATCCTGACCTTTCTGCAGGAGCACGGCCAGGCCTCCTGCGGCCAGATCGTCGAGGCCCTTCCGCTGGCCCAGGCCACGGTCTCCCAACATCTGCGCGCCATGCGCGAGGCCGGGCTACTGACCGCCCAGAGCTGCGGCCCACGCGTCTGCTACTCGCTCGACTGCGATAACATCAAAGCCTTTTGCCACAGCTTCCAGTGTACGCTCGGAACGGCGCAGCCTGAGGCCGCCGACAGCAAAGCAAGCGCCACTCACTAA
- the modD gene encoding ModD protein, with protein MLYFSDEDIDQLIREDLPYLDLTSTLLEIGEQPGRLRYITRQPTTICATEEARRILEKLGLAVTISLPTGTQADAGTCILEARGPAAAVHAAWRVTGNLLEHASGVATRTRTMVDKVHAVNPQLVVVTTRKSIPFARKLTIKGILAGGAFPHRLGLSESVLVFDEHLRFIGGRSEFLKKVSALKTQLGEKLIAAEAHDVESALELARGGVDLVQLDKLSLADTRQVAETVHTECPGVKVSIAGGVNLDNCADYAATGVDMIVTSALYFGKPADIKAEIEAL; from the coding sequence ATGCTTTACTTCAGCGACGAAGACATTGATCAGTTAATACGCGAGGACCTCCCCTACCTCGACCTGACCTCCACCCTGCTTGAGATCGGCGAACAGCCCGGACGGCTCCGCTACATCACGCGCCAGCCCACGACGATCTGCGCCACCGAGGAGGCACGACGCATCCTCGAAAAGCTCGGGCTGGCCGTGACCATAAGCCTGCCCACTGGCACGCAGGCTGATGCGGGCACCTGCATCCTGGAGGCACGGGGCCCGGCCGCCGCCGTGCATGCTGCCTGGCGTGTCACCGGTAACCTGCTTGAGCATGCCTCGGGAGTAGCCACCCGCACACGCACGATGGTGGATAAGGTCCACGCCGTAAATCCGCAGCTCGTCGTCGTCACCACACGCAAGAGCATCCCCTTTGCCCGCAAGCTCACCATCAAGGGCATTCTCGCCGGGGGCGCCTTCCCCCACCGCCTCGGCCTCTCCGAGAGCGTACTGGTCTTCGACGAGCACCTGCGCTTCATCGGCGGACGTAGTGAATTTCTGAAAAAAGTTTCCGCCCTCAAGACGCAGCTTGGCGAAAAGCTCATCGCTGCCGAGGCGCACGACGTCGAGAGTGCGCTGGAGCTGGCGCGCGGCGGCGTTGATCTCGTCCAGCTCGACAAGCTCAGCCTCGCGGACACCCGGCAGGTCGCCGAGACCGTCCATACCGAGTGCCCCGGCGTCAAAGTCTCCATCGCGGGCGGCGTCAACCTCGATAACTGCGCCGACTACGCTGCCACCGGTGTCGACATGATCGTGACCAGCGCCCTGTACTTCGGCAAACCCGCCGACATCAAGGCCGAGATCGAAGCGCTCTGA
- the nadA gene encoding quinolinate synthase NadA → MSETLDFEPLTLPSLNGPEEPLSAIQEEILALKKERNAVILVHNYQIDAIQRVGDYVGDSLGLAYNAAETDADVIVFCGVHFMAETAKIVNPSKTVLLPELEAGCSLSDSCPADKLAAYRAANPDLYVVAYINCSAAVKALSDVICTSGNAVKIVEQIPEDKEILFVPDQNLGQWVARQTGRKMRLWPGSCYAHVLFTARALEKVKAQYPGAPVVAHPECVEAVRDMADEVCSTEKMIGFCKTHPSREIIVATETGMLNRLRREIPGKIFIAGPTETCACNDCRYMKMNTVEKLRNCLRDLSPEITMEESVRSKAYDPIKRMLDWSKA, encoded by the coding sequence ATGAGCGAGACGCTTGACTTCGAACCCTTGACCCTCCCTTCGCTGAACGGCCCCGAAGAGCCCCTCAGCGCGATTCAGGAGGAAATCCTCGCGCTCAAAAAAGAGCGCAACGCCGTCATCCTGGTTCACAACTATCAGATCGACGCCATCCAGCGCGTGGGTGACTACGTGGGCGACTCTCTCGGACTGGCCTACAACGCCGCCGAAACCGACGCCGACGTCATCGTCTTCTGTGGCGTGCACTTCATGGCTGAGACCGCGAAGATCGTCAACCCCTCCAAGACCGTGCTCCTCCCCGAGCTGGAGGCCGGCTGCTCCCTTTCCGACTCGTGCCCGGCGGACAAGCTCGCTGCTTACCGCGCGGCCAACCCGGACCTCTACGTCGTCGCGTATATCAACTGTTCAGCTGCGGTCAAGGCGCTCTCCGACGTCATCTGCACCTCCGGTAATGCCGTCAAAATCGTCGAGCAGATCCCCGAAGATAAGGAAATTCTTTTCGTCCCCGACCAGAACCTCGGCCAATGGGTCGCCCGCCAGACGGGCCGCAAGATGCGCCTGTGGCCGGGTAGCTGCTACGCCCACGTCCTCTTCACTGCCCGCGCGCTGGAGAAGGTCAAGGCGCAGTATCCCGGCGCACCCGTCGTCGCCCACCCCGAGTGTGTCGAGGCCGTCCGCGATATGGCCGACGAAGTTTGCAGCACCGAGAAGATGATCGGCTTCTGCAAGACGCATCCCTCGCGCGAGATCATCGTCGCCACCGAGACCGGCATGCTCAACCGCCTGCGCCGCGAGATCCCCGGTAAGATCTTCATTGCCGGGCCCACCGAGACCTGTGCCTGCAATGACTGCCGCTACATGAAGATGAACACGGTGGAAAAGCTCCGCAACTGCCTGCGCGACCTCTCCCCCGAGATCACCATGGAGGAGTCCGTCCGCTCCAAGGCCTACGACCCGATCAAGCGCATGCTCGACTGGTCAAAGGCGTAA
- a CDS encoding transcriptional repressor, whose protein sequence is MTALSEQSVEIENPRDTFKKFLVSKGLRVTNQRMAIFDAAFELNDHFTAEDLLDRSRQLDDSVSRATVYRSLPILTESGLIREIDVGHDNKYYHSNRQARTFQAQVICEDCGKIFEVDAPFMEWYGKTVCDKLNMKPDSQRLQVTAHCLFRADTGVCERAAK, encoded by the coding sequence ATGACGGCGTTAAGCGAGCAATCCGTAGAAATCGAAAACCCCCGGGATACTTTTAAGAAGTTCCTGGTCAGCAAGGGCTTGCGTGTGACAAATCAGCGCATGGCGATCTTTGACGCCGCCTTCGAGCTCAATGACCACTTTACGGCAGAGGACCTGCTGGACCGTTCCCGCCAGCTTGACGACTCCGTCTCGCGTGCCACGGTTTACCGCTCCCTGCCCATCCTGACCGAGAGCGGCCTGATCCGCGAGATCGACGTCGGCCACGACAACAAGTACTACCACTCCAACCGCCAGGCCCGCACCTTTCAGGCGCAGGTCATCTGCGAAGATTGTGGTAAGATTTTCGAGGTCGATGCGCCTTTCATGGAGTGGTACGGGAAAACGGTCTGTGATAAGCTCAACATGAAGCCCGATTCACAGCGACTGCAAGTCACCGCGCACTGCCTGTTCCGCGCCGACACCGGCGTCTGCGAACGCGCTGCCAAGTAA
- a CDS encoding DUF11 domain-containing protein, with protein MKLSLTLLKSLWVPGVLSAALFLTGCESTKTVEGPDASAGPEGNVHGYSQVEGKAVQTKADSTKAADKSVIYEDDLVVVSKQYLSGSMAGSPFTYKINVKAKQPVTNVEVSEMLPAEIKYQSSDPKASLDQFGMPSWDLPAMKAGDSKDITVTVVPSKIGNFEVCSVVRADPMLCLPIFVGKPEITLAKVGPATVELGKDATWTITAKNTGNAYADNVVITDKLPAGWTAKSPISKNVGSLDPGQSATMTVVATADKPGKFVNTATSTFAQGEPVVATAPVLVQQSSLTITKKGPATGYIFSDVPYTITVTNDGDTTLNNIVVTDTLPDDFVIEGQLKSATVKDKDTGGKTIVPSMDPTRNVWGYWRPGGNPQTDDSADEIDWTIDSLAPGASKTFTVNGYATRPMTTTNTATATTGSIQETASASTVWKAVPGIHSSIRDSIDPIQIGQETTYTLNALNQSSYETFAVTSQKVIIPSQLKIVSVSAGGVISGQTVTFPQVSLAPGKEVTRSITVQAVSAGTVTTKVETMTSFRDDPVLDQESTTIY; from the coding sequence ATGAAATTGTCACTCACTCTGCTGAAGTCTCTCTGGGTCCCCGGGGTACTGTCAGCTGCTCTATTCCTCACAGGTTGTGAATCCACCAAGACCGTCGAAGGTCCTGATGCTTCCGCCGGCCCCGAAGGTAACGTCCACGGCTACTCTCAGGTCGAAGGCAAGGCTGTCCAGACCAAGGCCGACAGCACCAAGGCCGCCGACAAGTCTGTTATTTACGAAGACGACCTCGTCGTTGTCAGCAAGCAGTACCTCTCCGGTTCGATGGCTGGCAGCCCGTTCACGTATAAGATCAACGTCAAGGCCAAGCAGCCCGTCACCAATGTTGAGGTGAGCGAAATGCTGCCGGCTGAGATCAAGTACCAGAGCTCCGACCCGAAGGCCAGCCTCGACCAGTTCGGGATGCCCAGCTGGGATCTGCCCGCCATGAAGGCCGGCGACTCCAAGGACATCACCGTGACCGTGGTTCCCTCCAAGATCGGTAACTTCGAAGTTTGCAGCGTTGTCCGCGCCGATCCGATGCTCTGCCTGCCGATCTTCGTGGGTAAGCCCGAAATCACCCTGGCCAAGGTTGGCCCGGCTACCGTTGAACTCGGCAAGGACGCCACCTGGACGATCACCGCCAAGAACACCGGTAACGCCTACGCCGACAATGTCGTGATCACCGACAAGCTTCCCGCTGGTTGGACCGCCAAGAGCCCGATCTCCAAGAACGTTGGCTCCCTCGATCCCGGCCAGAGCGCCACGATGACTGTCGTCGCCACCGCCGACAAGCCCGGCAAGTTCGTCAACACCGCCACCTCGACCTTTGCACAGGGTGAGCCGGTTGTTGCTACCGCTCCGGTCCTCGTCCAGCAGTCCAGCCTGACCATCACCAAGAAGGGCCCGGCTACCGGCTACATCTTCTCTGACGTGCCGTACACCATCACCGTCACCAACGACGGCGACACCACCCTGAACAACATCGTGGTTACTGACACGCTGCCGGACGACTTCGTGATCGAAGGCCAGCTCAAGAGCGCTACCGTCAAGGACAAGGATACCGGCGGCAAGACCATCGTTCCTTCCATGGACCCGACCCGCAACGTGTGGGGCTACTGGCGTCCGGGCGGCAACCCGCAGACCGACGACTCGGCTGACGAGATCGACTGGACCATCGACAGCCTCGCTCCGGGTGCTTCCAAGACCTTCACGGTCAATGGTTACGCCACCCGCCCGATGACCACCACCAACACCGCTACCGCCACCACCGGTTCCATCCAGGAAACCGCTTCGGCCAGCACGGTTTGGAAGGCTGTCCCGGGTATCCACAGCAGCATCCGCGACTCGATCGACCCGATCCAGATCGGCCAGGAAACCACCTACACGCTGAACGCTCTGAATCAGTCCTCGTATGAAACCTTCGCTGTCACCAGCCAGAAGGTCATCATCCCGAGCCAGCTGAAGATCGTTTCGGTCAGCGCCGGCGGTGTCATCTCCGGTCAGACTGTCACCTTCCCGCAGGTCTCCCTGGCCCCGGGTAAGGAAGTCACCCGCTCGATCACGGTCCAGGCTGTTAGCGCCGGTACGGTCACCACTAAGGTGGAAACCATGACCAGCTTCCGTGACGATCCGGTCCTCGACCAGGAATCGACCACGATCTACTAA